One region of Chryseobacterium sp. SORGH_AS_0447 genomic DNA includes:
- a CDS encoding FAD/NAD(P)-binding protein, with product MKKNDRIAIIGGGPAALFAVKHLISEQVLPEKLFIFEKSDRLGAGMPYSERGACHEHVANVSANELPHLPETFTDYIKRKPYLQDPDFSDYRNLNEYQVIPRLLLGNYMEEQFKLLLNQARKLGIEVKVYKETAVTDILKKDDELFHITTDKGEEIICSTSILCTGHHWPKKHEEKIKGWYDSPYPPSKFTGHTNHAVAIRGTSLTAVDAVKTLAHLNGIFTKKDNGYTYTLHEESKNFSMTLFSKRGYLPALRFHSEGSPYSEGWIMSQEEIYEYKQKNGGFVDLDYIFERNFKKPLQKKNGKFYDDIKDLSIEQFVDKMLSIRDELDSFELFKAEYNEAQKSIERHQTIAWKEMLAAFSYAINYPAKHFSAEDMMRMRKTLLPLISVIIASLPQSSYREIIALYNAGIINLISVDDESYVEPDADEGALYHYKDEAGNEKSEHYKLYIDAIGQQPVQFNDIPFEGLRNAGSISSGYLKFKDKNKGAEAFEEDNSHILKIEPDYFYLRVDGLNINDHFQALDYYGEATENLYIMTVPYIAGLNPDYSGLDFCDTAGKRVALAIKQTSDADQLVS from the coding sequence ATGAAAAAAAACGACCGCATCGCAATTATCGGAGGCGGACCTGCCGCTCTGTTCGCCGTCAAGCATCTGATCTCCGAACAGGTATTACCCGAAAAATTATTCATCTTCGAAAAAAGCGACCGGCTGGGCGCAGGAATGCCTTACAGTGAGAGAGGTGCCTGCCATGAGCATGTAGCCAATGTTTCTGCGAATGAGCTTCCTCACCTACCTGAAACTTTTACTGATTATATTAAGCGGAAACCCTACCTTCAGGATCCTGATTTCAGTGATTACAGAAATCTTAACGAATACCAGGTGATTCCTAGACTGCTGCTTGGAAATTATATGGAAGAACAGTTTAAGCTTCTCTTAAACCAGGCAAGAAAGCTGGGAATTGAAGTAAAAGTGTACAAAGAAACGGCAGTTACCGATATCTTGAAAAAAGACGACGAACTTTTCCATATCACAACCGATAAAGGAGAGGAAATTATCTGTTCCACCTCCATTCTGTGTACCGGTCACCACTGGCCGAAAAAGCATGAGGAGAAAATAAAGGGATGGTACGATTCTCCTTATCCTCCTTCCAAGTTTACCGGACATACCAATCACGCGGTGGCTATTCGTGGAACTTCACTAACTGCCGTTGATGCGGTAAAAACATTAGCTCACCTGAACGGTATTTTTACTAAAAAGGATAACGGATATACATACACCCTGCATGAAGAAAGCAAAAATTTTTCAATGACTTTATTTTCCAAGAGAGGTTATTTACCGGCATTGAGGTTCCATTCCGAAGGAAGTCCATATTCGGAAGGATGGATTATGTCGCAGGAAGAAATCTATGAATACAAGCAGAAAAACGGCGGATTTGTAGACCTGGATTATATTTTTGAGAGAAATTTCAAAAAGCCCCTGCAGAAAAAGAACGGTAAATTTTACGATGATATTAAGGATCTCAGCATTGAGCAGTTTGTTGATAAAATGCTGAGCATCCGTGACGAGCTTGACAGTTTTGAGCTTTTTAAAGCAGAATACAATGAAGCCCAGAAATCCATTGAAAGACATCAGACCATTGCATGGAAAGAGATGCTTGCTGCTTTCAGTTATGCCATAAACTATCCGGCCAAGCATTTTTCGGCGGAAGATATGATGAGGATGCGCAAAACCCTTTTACCGCTGATTTCGGTAATCATTGCTTCCCTTCCGCAGTCTTCGTACCGGGAAATCATCGCGTTGTATAATGCGGGAATTATCAATCTGATCAGTGTAGATGATGAAAGCTATGTAGAGCCGGATGCTGATGAAGGAGCCCTTTATCATTACAAGGATGAAGCAGGAAATGAAAAATCGGAACATTATAAGCTGTACATCGATGCTATCGGTCAGCAACCCGTGCAGTTCAATGATATTCCTTTTGAAGGACTTCGGAATGCAGGAAGCATCAGTTCGGGTTATCTTAAATTTAAAGATAAAAATAAAGGAGCGGAAGCTTTTGAAGAAGACAACAGCCATATCCTGAAAATAGAACCCGACTATTTTTACCTTCGGGTAGACGGATTAAACATCAATGATCATTTCCAGGCGCTGGATTATTACGGTGAGGCTACGGAAAATCTTTATATTATGACCGTTCCGTATATTGCCGGACTGAATCCGGATTATTCCGGGCTCGATTTCTGTGATACTGCCGGAAAACGAGTGGCATTGGCGATCAAGCAGACTTCTGATGCGGATCAGCTAGTCTCGTAA
- a CDS encoding serine hydrolase, translated as MKKIVTVLAAGTSVIAAAIYLSGYGYIFKAAALNLKKGPITPSVDDEEKFPSRPVPNLQAKPWKKHPLYNSNTLSANLLKELKKTRTSSLLIVRQGKLLHEEYWKDHDSTSLMNSFSMAKGILSVLVGCAIDDGYLKSEDQLISTIFPKYAENFYGKHLTFRHLMTMQAGLDWVEEYRHPFAENSKQYFVEDLAEQAFDIDFIEMPGTRYEYQSVAAQLLGLALRKAIDQDLATYLSEKIWKPLGMEFPAKWSTDEKGMEKAFCCIHATTRDFAKIGQLIMQNGRWEDKQLISEDYCKRMLTPTNENDAFCFTVWADDENEIKCRFFYGFLGQFIIMIPQHQMVIVKTGFYNRLDVDNKKRPVQVKLLIDELCKIKQPAAV; from the coding sequence ATGAAAAAAATCGTAACGGTACTGGCAGCAGGCACTTCGGTAATAGCAGCAGCTATTTATCTTTCGGGATACGGCTACATTTTCAAGGCTGCCGCTCTAAATTTGAAAAAAGGGCCCATCACACCATCGGTAGACGATGAAGAGAAATTCCCTTCCCGTCCGGTGCCTAATCTTCAGGCAAAACCCTGGAAAAAACATCCGCTTTACAACAGCAATACCCTTTCGGCAAATCTTTTAAAGGAATTAAAAAAAACGAGAACCTCATCCCTGTTAATTGTTCGGCAGGGAAAGCTTTTACACGAGGAATACTGGAAAGACCACGATTCCACTTCTCTGATGAACTCCTTTTCCATGGCAAAAGGAATTTTGTCGGTCCTTGTAGGATGTGCCATTGATGATGGTTACCTGAAATCTGAAGACCAGCTTATTTCAACAATCTTTCCGAAATATGCTGAAAATTTTTACGGAAAACATCTGACATTCCGACACTTAATGACCATGCAGGCCGGACTCGACTGGGTGGAGGAATACCGCCACCCTTTCGCTGAAAATTCCAAGCAGTATTTCGTCGAAGACCTTGCCGAACAGGCTTTTGATATTGATTTTATCGAAATGCCCGGCACGAGATACGAATACCAGAGCGTTGCAGCCCAGCTTCTCGGGCTCGCCCTGAGAAAAGCAATCGATCAGGATCTTGCAACGTACCTTTCCGAAAAAATATGGAAGCCCTTGGGGATGGAATTTCCCGCTAAATGGAGCACCGATGAAAAAGGAATGGAAAAAGCCTTTTGTTGCATCCATGCGACAACAAGGGACTTTGCAAAGATCGGACAGCTGATTATGCAGAATGGCCGCTGGGAAGATAAGCAGCTGATCAGTGAAGATTACTGCAAGAGAATGCTTACTCCTACCAATGAAAACGATGCTTTCTGTTTTACCGTCTGGGCAGACGATGAAAACGAAATAAAATGCCGTTTTTTCTACGGCTTCCTGGGCCAGTTCATCATTATGATTCCGCAACATCAGATGGTAATCGTGAAGACAGGATTTTACAACAGGCTCGACGTGGACAATAAAAAACGACCGGTCCAGGTAAAACTGCTTATTGACGAACTCTGCAAAATCAAACAGCCGGCAGCTGTATAA
- a CDS encoding sorbosone dehydrogenase family protein translates to MKIYLLPVAALLLFSCKEKNKSNGTGEADTAVTQNDTLKLPPPNEKSSKNKFSNVIGWPKDKAPTAPEGFTVTRFAENIKSPRNMIQAENGDIFVVLSNSERSVSEKIKNDISGKSDAEVGGKSANRILMYRDANKDGIPESSSVFLSNLNQPYGMLIIGNQFYVANTDGVWVYPYKLGDTKITQPGKKIVSLPAGGYNNHWTRNLIANKDQSKIYISVGSGSNVGENGMENEIRRADILEVSPDGRGEKIYAAGLRNPVGMSWNPVTRELWTVVNERDELGDELVPDYLTSVKQGAFYGWPYAYFGKNEDPRRKGEKPDLVAKTIVPDVPLGSHTASLGLTFYTGSQFPEKYKNGAFIGQHGSWNRSSLVGYQVAFVPFKDGKASGSYQPFLTGFIANEPKGDVYGRPVGVLQLADGSLLVADDVSGIVWRVAYNKK, encoded by the coding sequence ATGAAAATCTATCTACTGCCGGTAGCTGCTTTATTGTTGTTCAGCTGCAAGGAAAAAAACAAATCCAACGGAACCGGGGAAGCCGATACTGCTGTTACCCAGAATGATACTTTAAAACTTCCGCCGCCTAACGAAAAAAGTTCCAAAAACAAATTCAGCAATGTGATCGGCTGGCCTAAGGATAAAGCACCGACGGCTCCTGAAGGATTTACCGTAACCCGTTTTGCAGAAAATATTAAAAGCCCGAGAAATATGATCCAGGCTGAAAACGGAGATATTTTTGTTGTATTATCCAATTCTGAGCGTTCGGTTTCGGAAAAAATTAAAAACGACATCAGCGGAAAAAGCGATGCGGAAGTCGGAGGAAAATCGGCCAACAGGATACTCATGTACCGTGATGCCAACAAAGACGGAATTCCGGAATCTTCATCCGTTTTTCTGAGCAACCTCAATCAGCCGTACGGAATGCTGATCATCGGCAATCAATTTTATGTAGCAAACACCGATGGGGTATGGGTTTATCCGTATAAACTTGGAGATACGAAGATTACACAGCCGGGAAAGAAAATTGTAAGTCTTCCTGCAGGCGGTTACAACAACCACTGGACCCGGAATCTGATTGCCAACAAAGACCAGTCTAAAATTTATATTTCCGTAGGATCCGGAAGCAACGTGGGTGAAAACGGGATGGAAAATGAAATACGGAGAGCGGATATCCTGGAAGTAAGTCCGGACGGAAGAGGGGAGAAGATATATGCAGCAGGGCTCAGAAATCCAGTAGGCATGAGCTGGAACCCGGTAACCAGAGAGTTGTGGACGGTCGTAAACGAAAGGGATGAACTTGGTGATGAGCTGGTACCGGATTATCTGACAAGCGTAAAGCAGGGTGCTTTTTATGGCTGGCCGTATGCCTATTTCGGAAAAAATGAAGACCCGAGAAGAAAAGGCGAAAAACCGGATCTGGTAGCAAAAACCATCGTTCCGGATGTTCCGCTGGGAAGCCATACCGCATCGCTGGGATTAACTTTTTACACCGGTTCCCAGTTTCCTGAGAAATATAAGAACGGAGCTTTCATCGGCCAGCACGGTTCATGGAACCGTTCTTCACTTGTAGGTTACCAGGTGGCTTTCGTACCGTTTAAAGATGGTAAGGCCTCCGGATCTTATCAGCCTTTCCTTACCGGCTTTATCGCTAACGAACCTAAAGGAGACGTATACGGAAGGCCGGTGGGCGTGCTTCAGCTTGCAGACGGATCTCTATTGGTAGCCGACGACGTAAGCGGCATCGTCTGGAGAGTAGCGTACAATAAGAAATAG
- a CDS encoding transporter — MKKNRHLIIVLFGMLLVPAAYSGQENAEKKYSVFNPVPESLMREMETDRPDVTESAYTVDAGHFQYETDLIRLIKETSDSRQTSTVLINHGNLKIGITGSTAIQIGFETYGIQKERDLSSGSIQTSSGFGDINFRIKQNLIGNDGGNFVLAVLPYIKFPTSGYDDESRFEGGLIVPMLYKMPGEWKLGFQVEVDRLKDTDQPTMHTELLQTLTISHSITKGIDGIAETYYTYDFKNHQLANYINAAVEIDVAKDFKIDAGLNYGIQHQSQKHYFIGASYRH; from the coding sequence ATGAAAAAGAACCGCCACTTGATTATTGTATTGTTTGGGATGCTGCTTGTACCTGCGGCTTACAGCGGTCAGGAAAATGCAGAAAAGAAGTATTCTGTTTTTAACCCCGTTCCGGAATCACTGATGAGGGAGATGGAAACCGACCGCCCGGATGTTACTGAATCTGCCTATACTGTAGATGCAGGACATTTCCAGTATGAAACGGATCTGATACGGCTTATTAAGGAAACTTCCGATTCGAGGCAAACTTCTACCGTACTGATCAATCATGGAAACCTGAAGATCGGGATTACCGGCTCAACAGCCATACAGATCGGCTTTGAAACCTACGGAATACAGAAAGAAAGGGATCTGTCCTCAGGAAGCATACAGACTTCCTCCGGCTTCGGAGATATTAATTTCAGGATCAAACAGAACCTGATCGGAAATGACGGCGGAAATTTTGTGCTTGCGGTTCTGCCCTATATCAAATTCCCTACTTCCGGATATGATGACGAGAGCCGTTTTGAAGGCGGTCTTATTGTACCGATGCTCTATAAAATGCCCGGAGAATGGAAACTCGGATTCCAGGTAGAAGTAGACCGGTTAAAAGATACGGATCAGCCTACCATGCATACCGAGCTGCTGCAGACCCTTACGATCAGCCACTCTATTACAAAAGGAATTGACGGCATAGCAGAAACGTATTATACTTATGATTTTAAAAACCACCAGCTGGCCAATTACATCAATGCTGCCGTTGAGATCGATGTAGCGAAAGATTTTAAGATCGATGCCGGATTAAATTATGGGATCCAGCATCAATCCCAGAAACATTACTTTATCGGTGCTTCGTACCGGCATTAG
- a CDS encoding histone H1 produces MKELIEKINAEFEAFTTEANQQVEKGNKAAGTRARKSALELSKLFKDFRKVSVEESKK; encoded by the coding sequence ATGAAAGAACTAATCGAAAAAATCAACGCGGAATTTGAAGCTTTCACAACGGAAGCTAACCAACAAGTAGAAAAAGGAAACAAAGCAGCTGGAACAAGAGCTCGTAAGTCAGCTTTAGAACTAAGCAAACTGTTCAAAGATTTCAGAAAAGTTTCTGTAGAAGAATCAAAAAAATAG
- a CDS encoding M20/M25/M40 family metallo-hydrolase: MKISKLLMVPAMMVVAPYALAQASDSQEKLNPVVQNFVNEINTGSQLEEMASELLDGIGPRLVGTPEMLAANEWAAEKLRSWDIDARLQQFGTWKGWQRGITHADLVYPRVKTLSATQLAWSPATKRPVEAEVIILPKVSSKTDFDRWLPSAKGKIVLMAQNQKIGRSDEQIKEFATPELYEKLKKEKEQASKDFQQYIRNIGYDNSSLPKALEKAGAAGIAISNWTGIMGANRVFDAKTATIPMIDLDLEDYGMLYRMAENGKKPKIKVETRSKILPDAKTFNTIGIIKGKEKPEEYVILSAHLDSWDGAQGATDNGTGVLTMLETMRILKKYYPNNKRTIVVGLWGSEEQGLNGSRGFVADNPEIIRGVQAVFNQDNGTGRIVNISGQGFVNAYDYLGKWLNAVPKVIRSQVKTDFPGMPGGGGSDHASFVAAGVPAFALGSLNWGYFGYTWHTTKDTYDKIIFDEVKSNVILTATLAYMASEDPEFTNREKRAMPADEKGQVMKWPEVRKPMRDSKEY; the protein is encoded by the coding sequence ATGAAGATCAGTAAACTTTTGATGGTGCCTGCGATGATGGTGGTGGCACCGTATGCTTTAGCACAAGCTTCCGATTCACAGGAAAAGCTGAACCCTGTAGTTCAGAACTTTGTGAACGAAATCAATACCGGATCTCAGCTGGAAGAGATGGCCTCTGAACTTTTGGACGGCATTGGTCCGCGGTTGGTAGGAACGCCCGAAATGCTGGCGGCAAACGAATGGGCGGCGGAAAAACTGCGATCCTGGGATATTGATGCAAGATTGCAGCAGTTCGGCACCTGGAAAGGCTGGCAAAGAGGCATTACGCATGCAGACCTTGTATACCCACGCGTTAAAACCTTATCGGCGACCCAGCTGGCCTGGAGTCCGGCCACGAAAAGACCGGTAGAAGCGGAGGTGATCATTCTCCCCAAAGTTTCTTCCAAGACCGATTTCGACCGTTGGCTGCCGTCGGCAAAAGGTAAAATCGTCCTGATGGCACAAAACCAGAAAATCGGACGGTCGGATGAGCAGATCAAGGAATTTGCAACTCCTGAACTGTATGAAAAATTAAAAAAAGAAAAAGAGCAGGCTTCAAAGGATTTCCAGCAATACATCAGAAATATCGGTTACGACAACAGCAGTCTTCCCAAAGCTCTTGAAAAAGCCGGCGCTGCGGGAATTGCCATTTCCAACTGGACGGGGATCATGGGGGCAAATAGGGTCTTTGATGCGAAAACCGCTACCATCCCGATGATTGACCTGGACCTCGAGGATTACGGAATGCTGTACCGAATGGCAGAGAACGGGAAAAAGCCGAAAATAAAAGTCGAGACCCGCTCCAAAATTCTACCGGATGCAAAAACATTCAATACCATCGGTATAATAAAAGGCAAAGAAAAGCCGGAGGAGTATGTTATCCTTTCTGCCCATCTCGATTCCTGGGACGGCGCTCAGGGAGCTACCGACAACGGAACAGGTGTTTTAACCATGCTTGAAACCATGAGGATCCTGAAAAAATATTATCCCAACAACAAAAGAACCATTGTTGTAGGACTTTGGGGCAGCGAAGAGCAAGGGCTGAACGGCTCGAGGGGATTTGTCGCGGATAATCCTGAAATCATCAGAGGAGTGCAGGCCGTCTTCAACCAGGACAACGGAACGGGCAGGATTGTGAATATCAGCGGACAGGGTTTTGTAAATGCTTACGATTATCTCGGAAAGTGGCTGAATGCGGTTCCTAAAGTGATTAGGAGCCAGGTTAAGACCGATTTTCCGGGGATGCCGGGCGGTGGCGGTTCCGATCATGCTTCGTTTGTAGCGGCCGGGGTTCCTGCTTTTGCCCTGGGCTCGCTGAACTGGGGATATTTCGGATATACCTGGCATACGACGAAAGATACGTATGACAAAATTATTTTTGATGAAGTGAAAAGCAATGTGATTTTAACGGCCACCCTGGCTTATATGGCTTCCGAAGATCCTGAATTTACCAACCGTGAGAAAAGAGCGATGCCTGCTGATGAAAAAGGGCAGGTAATGAAATGGCCGGAAGTAAGAAAGCCGATGAGGGATTCTAAAGAGTATTAA
- a CDS encoding RDD family protein, with product MKISEIKERKIIHRPTPDFDLYGKRIYHAYEYYLPYNPGFKGNETQRLFAKWIDMSLFTLIFYYLLHKTVLISVLLSIPWVIVLGSVTEFYFGTTLGKKIFRMKVIDDEGHYPNFRKSLKRNILCLANLYPLFTEQTSRSPYGKKTSTQMNFRMYLNNKICTTYIIKESRMEEIRHLLDLKPTENNRRLID from the coding sequence GTGAAAATATCGGAAATTAAAGAAAGAAAAATCATCCACCGCCCCACTCCGGATTTTGATTTGTATGGAAAAAGGATATATCATGCTTACGAATATTACCTGCCTTACAATCCGGGGTTTAAAGGAAATGAGACCCAAAGGCTTTTTGCCAAGTGGATCGATATGTCACTGTTTACTTTAATTTTTTATTACCTCCTTCATAAAACGGTTTTAATAAGTGTCTTACTGTCGATTCCATGGGTTATTGTATTGGGATCGGTAACGGAATTTTATTTCGGAACTACATTAGGAAAAAAGATCTTCCGCATGAAAGTTATCGATGACGAAGGCCATTACCCAAACTTCAGGAAATCGCTAAAAAGAAATATCTTATGCCTTGCCAATCTGTATCCTCTTTTTACCGAGCAGACCTCCCGAAGTCCCTATGGCAAAAAGACCTCAACCCAAATGAATTTCAGGATGTATCTGAACAATAAAATCTGTACAACCTACATTATAAAAGAAAGCAGAATGGAGGAAATCCGTCATCTGCTTGACCTAAAACCTACCGAAAACAACAGACGGCTCATTGATTGA
- a CDS encoding Tex family protein encodes MNTISYIRQTLNISEKSINATLELLAEDCTIPFISRYRKDRTGNLDETQIEQISKLNKHFEDLVKRKESILKSIEEQQALTPELHQRIQESFDIQELEDLYLPFKKRKKTKADVAKEKGLEPLAKIIMSQKAQDIGSLAAKYINDQVASEEEALQGARDIMAEWINENMYVRKNLRRLFQRKAMITSKVVKAKKEEEDAQKFSQYFEWEESLNRTPSHRLLAMLRAETEGFVKTNVGIDKEEAIEFIEKAVIKSNNESAEQIALAIKDSYKRLLEPAISNETLQEAKEKADKKAIEIFSENLTQLLLAPPLGEKRILAIDPGYRSGCKIVCLDEKGDLLHNETIYPHAPQNESGMAMKKIRSMVNAYNIEAISIGNGTASRETEFFIKKIAFDKPLQVFVVSEAGASVYSASKIAREEFPTYDVTVRGAVSIGRRLADPLAELVKIDPKSIGVGQYQHDVDQTQLKNELDSTVMKCVNAVGINLNTASKSLLSYVSGIGEKMAENIVNYRAENGAFEDRKQLKKVPRLGEKAFQQAAAFVRIHHAKNPLDNSAVHPEAYGIVEKMAKDLGIKTDELIANKEKIAQIQPEKYITGEIGILTIKDILKELEKPGLDPRKAAKVFEFDPKVKSIKDLKTGMVLPGIVNNITAFGCFVDLGIKESGLVHISQLKDGFVSDVNEVVKLHQHVQVKVTDVDEGRKRVQLSMIL; translated from the coding sequence ATGAACACGATAAGCTATATCCGACAAACCCTCAATATATCCGAAAAAAGCATCAACGCTACGCTGGAACTGCTGGCGGAAGACTGCACGATTCCTTTTATTTCCCGATACCGGAAAGACAGGACCGGGAATCTTGATGAAACACAGATCGAGCAGATTTCCAAACTCAACAAACACTTTGAAGACCTTGTAAAAAGAAAGGAAAGCATTCTAAAATCCATTGAAGAACAGCAGGCACTGACGCCTGAACTGCATCAGCGGATACAGGAAAGCTTTGATATCCAGGAACTGGAAGACCTTTACCTGCCTTTCAAAAAAAGGAAAAAGACCAAAGCAGATGTGGCGAAAGAAAAAGGGCTGGAACCTTTAGCGAAAATCATCATGAGCCAGAAAGCACAGGATATCGGATCTCTTGCGGCAAAATATATCAATGATCAGGTGGCTTCCGAAGAAGAAGCCTTGCAGGGCGCGCGCGATATTATGGCGGAATGGATCAATGAAAATATGTATGTGCGTAAAAACCTTCGCCGGCTGTTTCAACGGAAAGCGATGATTACTTCCAAAGTGGTAAAAGCCAAAAAGGAGGAAGAAGACGCCCAGAAATTCTCCCAGTATTTCGAATGGGAAGAGAGCCTGAACCGGACACCCTCCCACCGTCTTTTAGCCATGCTGAGGGCAGAAACCGAAGGGTTTGTCAAAACAAATGTAGGCATCGACAAAGAAGAAGCTATCGAATTTATCGAAAAAGCCGTCATCAAATCCAACAACGAATCGGCAGAGCAGATTGCATTGGCCATTAAAGACAGTTACAAACGGCTGTTGGAACCTGCCATTTCCAACGAAACCCTGCAGGAAGCTAAAGAAAAGGCGGATAAAAAAGCGATTGAGATCTTCTCCGAAAACCTGACCCAGCTGCTGCTTGCCCCGCCGTTGGGCGAAAAGAGAATCCTGGCCATCGATCCGGGCTACAGAAGCGGATGTAAAATCGTTTGCCTCGATGAAAAAGGCGATCTCCTTCACAACGAGACCATCTATCCCCACGCTCCCCAGAACGAAAGCGGAATGGCCATGAAAAAGATCCGTTCAATGGTAAACGCTTACAACATTGAGGCGATTTCGATCGGAAACGGAACGGCCAGCCGCGAAACTGAATTTTTTATCAAGAAAATTGCCTTCGACAAACCTTTACAGGTCTTCGTGGTATCGGAAGCCGGGGCTTCGGTGTACTCAGCAAGTAAAATTGCCAGAGAAGAATTTCCGACGTATGATGTAACAGTGCGCGGTGCCGTTTCAATCGGAAGGCGGCTGGCTGACCCGCTGGCAGAATTGGTAAAGATCGACCCAAAATCGATTGGTGTCGGTCAGTACCAGCACGATGTCGACCAAACGCAGCTGAAGAACGAACTGGATTCCACCGTGATGAAATGCGTGAATGCAGTAGGCATCAACCTCAATACCGCCAGCAAATCTTTACTGAGCTACGTTTCCGGAATCGGCGAAAAGATGGCGGAAAACATCGTGAACTACCGGGCGGAAAATGGCGCTTTTGAAGACCGGAAGCAGCTGAAAAAAGTTCCGCGGTTAGGAGAAAAAGCGTTTCAGCAGGCGGCGGCCTTTGTCAGGATCCACCACGCTAAAAATCCGCTGGATAATTCGGCCGTTCATCCGGAAGCTTACGGAATCGTAGAAAAAATGGCTAAAGACCTCGGTATAAAAACGGATGAGCTTATTGCAAACAAAGAGAAGATCGCGCAGATTCAGCCTGAAAAATATATTACTGGAGAGATTGGGATCTTAACCATAAAAGACATCCTGAAAGAACTGGAAAAGCCGGGACTGGATCCGAGGAAAGCGGCGAAAGTATTCGAGTTCGATCCGAAGGTAAAAAGCATCAAAGATCTGAAAACAGGAATGGTTCTCCCGGGAATCGTGAATAATATTACGGCATTCGGATGCTTTGTAGACCTGGGCATCAAAGAAAGCGGATTGGTTCATATCTCGCAGCTGAAAGACGGCTTCGTATCGGATGTGAATGAAGTGGTGAAGCTCCATCAGCACGTTCAGGTAAAAGTGACCGACGTAGATGAAGGAAGAAAAAGAGTTCAGCTGAGCATGATCCTGTAA
- a CDS encoding YceI family protein — MKKLSVIALVAVGMLAASCNKDKSAGDAATSTEKTVAESKGEVLPVDTAGSVVNWKAFHKGGMAPRWGTLMVKSGDLSIENGNVTAGNFVIDMNSLKVDPASVTEKDKKYTDLEAHLKNPDFFDTAKNPTADFKITSVTDLKEPSKDAVAGANKTVSGNLTLSGKTMNVTFPAKVDVMENAASVQAKFTVNRADWGIKFGTSETDPAEWMISKDIEIAVDVKAKK, encoded by the coding sequence ATGAAAAAACTTAGTGTTATTGCATTGGTGGCCGTAGGAATGCTTGCCGCATCTTGCAACAAAGACAAATCGGCTGGAGATGCAGCAACCTCTACCGAAAAAACCGTAGCGGAAAGCAAAGGTGAAGTATTGCCGGTAGATACTGCAGGTTCTGTGGTAAACTGGAAAGCGTTCCACAAAGGAGGAATGGCGCCGCGTTGGGGAACTTTAATGGTAAAATCGGGAGATCTTAGCATTGAAAACGGAAACGTAACTGCAGGAAACTTCGTGATCGACATGAACTCCCTGAAAGTAGATCCTGCTTCCGTAACCGAAAAAGACAAAAAATACACGGATCTTGAAGCCCACTTAAAGAATCCTGATTTCTTCGATACGGCTAAAAACCCAACTGCAGACTTCAAAATCACCAGCGTAACCGATCTTAAAGAGCCGTCTAAAGACGCCGTAGCCGGAGCCAACAAAACCGTAAGCGGAAACCTTACCCTATCCGGAAAAACAATGAACGTTACCTTCCCGGCTAAAGTAGACGTGATGGAAAACGCCGCATCCGTACAGGCTAAATTTACCGTAAATAGAGCGGATTGGGGAATCAAATTCGGAACTTCCGAAACCGATCCTGCAGAATGGATGATCAGCAAAGACATCGAAATCGCAGTAGACGTAAAAGCGAAAAAATAA